The sequence cGTGGCTTCCAGCAGGAGTATGGtcgtgactatgatgagacttttgctcctgttgcTCACATGACCACTGTTCGCACTCTTTTGGCTGTTGCTGCTGTTCGGCAGTGGTCCATCTCTCAATtagatgtcaagaatgccttcTTGAATGGTGAGCTGCGGGAAGTGGTCTATATGCAGCCGCCTCCTGGCTATACTGTCTCTGATGGCACTGTCTGTCGCCTTCGGCGCGCTCTTTACGGGCTGAAACAAGCTCCACGTACCTGGTTTGAGCGTTTCTCCGCCGTCATCACAAGGATCGGGTTCTCTGCTAGTGTTCATGATCCTGCTCTGTTTATTCACACTTCTCCTCGCGGTCGCACCCTTTTActactctatgttgatgacatgattatCACAGGGGCTGACCACCAATTCATTGATTTTGTGAAGAAACGTCTACATGAGCAATTCTTGATGACTGATTTGGgttctcttcgctactttcttggactTGAGATCATTTCTTCCCCTGAGGGTATTTATCTCTCTCAAGAGAAGTACATCCAAGATCTTCTCACTCGTGCCTGCCTCACTGATCAGCGCACGGTTGACACTCCTATGGAGTTTGGTCTCCATCTTCGTCCTGGTGAGGGTGAACCCCTTGCAGATCCCACACGCTACCGCCATCTTGTTGGGAGCCTTGTCTATCTAGGCATCACTCGTCCTGACATTTCTTATGCTGTGCACATTCtaagtcagtttgtctctgctcccactcAACTTCACTACagtcaccttcttcgtgttcttcgttacCTTCGTGGTACCGTGACTCGTCGCTTATTCTTCCCTCGCTCCAGCTCTCTTCAGCTTCAGGCCTACTGTGATGCTACCTGGGCCAGCGATCCCACTGATCGCCGCTCTCTCTGCCTATTGTGTTTTTCTTGGCTCCTCCCTGATTGCCTGGAAGACCAAGAAGCAGAATGCTGTATCTcgctccagtgctgaggctgagctGCGAGCTATGGCGTCCGTGACTGCAGAAATTACTTGGCTACGATGGcttcttcaggattttggtgtttccaCTGCTACACCGACCCCTCTGCTCTCCGACAGCACTGGGGCACTCAGCATTGCCCGTGATCCTgttaagcatgagctcaccaagcacatcggtgttgATGCCTCCTACACTCGTTCTCAGGTGCAAGACAGAATTGTGGCCCCTTAGTATGTGCCCTCGGAGCTTCAGCTTGCTGATTTTCTGACGAAAGCTCAGACACGGTCCCAACACAGCTTTTTCCTGTCCAAACTCGGTGTCCAAGATCCCCCTTGAGTTTGAGGGGGGGGTGTTAGAACAGGGTTGTGCTGTGTATGTAGTTATCATATTGTATAGGGGCTTCTTTGCTTATTTCCCTTCATGTATATGTGCTGGCCTGTTGGCCCGATGGAATATAGGCTCACTTCATAACAGTCCGAACTATACACAAGCAAGTTTTAGTTTTTATGACTTCAGGTAGGAACCGTTACAAGTTGTGTGTGCTGTGTGCTTCATTCCCTTCAGTTTCTGTTTTGTTTTCACTCACAGTTGGATCCCAAACATGCATTTAGGAATGATTTCAGAATGCTGTCCCACTGGATTTCTGATCACCTTAAAATATTGCAAAAGTATTTCTTTTTTCTGTTGTATAGGAAATATTGCAAAAGTATTTCTTTTTTCTGTTGTATAGGAAGGTCAACCGCTCATTGGTCAAGCTTTGCTTTCGCAGGACGAAGGTGTAGGTTCATTTGCTGGTGTTGATGATCTTGCCGGGGCATTCTCAAAGGTTTGATTTCTATGGTACATAATTCATTTAGGATTGTCGGATGTATATTTTAAGATTATACTAATATAGTCACATGAGCTCTCATTTGTTTTACCAAAATTAACGTTTACCTAATTTGCATGGTTGCCCTATTTCATTTGTTCCTGTTTGACTGGTGAGGCTGATTTATTTATTTACAATTTCAGCTGACCAGAACTGTTAATGAACCAAAGCAATCAGGAATAGTTAGTCGTGGGGGATCGTTACCTGGACAAAGTGAGTAATGCTGGTTTACTCATTTATCTGTGAGGAAATATGCTTTTGTGTTTTAACTTTGTTTCTGTCTTTGAAGGACAATTATGCATGCTGTTAGATAGCATGTTTGCACATGCTTAAGAGATATTCTCTAAATTCTTTCAACTTACTACCAAAGCTACAGTTATCATGATGCACTTAACTTGGCTTTGTTATGTCTTATATCCGACCAATGTAATTACTCTAATATGGCTGCTACTGCTAGTCTGTCATTGTTTGAATGCAAATCTTAAGTTAACTAATGAAAATAAATAATCTTCGTTTTCTTGTTACTTTGTTGAGTGCTATACACATTAACATAATTTTTATTTGTTTAATCGTTTCATTATAATTCTGCACTTTATAGCTTCCACTGCTGACTGGGCACAAGAGGCTGAATCATCGTACTGGCCTACACAGCCTGCATTGGGTGCTGAACAACGGCTGGACAACAAAAACTGGTGGTCTCAACCACCCCATCCAGCCCAGTTTGCTGATTCCAGACTTCAGAGGACATCCTCATCCCCGCAACAAGATGCTCAGTACAATCCTATTGAACCTATTCTCGGACCAAGGCCATCTCCTTTGCAGAGAATGTCATCATATCCTCACCAAGAGCCGCAATACAATAATATTGAACTGATTCGTGGGAATGGTAGCAGATTTACACCAGCTTTGATGCAGCATCCAAATGGATTTATACCACCTCAAATGCCGCCACCCCATCAACAAAACGGAATGCTCCCAATTCAACACTCTCCACCCCAGTTCTCACAACTACATGCCCAGATGCTTGGTGCCCAACATTCTCCGCCACAAAATCTGCAGATGTTTGGTCCTCGGCATCCTTCACCACAAATGATGGGTAGATTTGATCCAAATTTTGTTATGCCTGACTTGAGTGATCCCAGAGCCAGATCGATGTTACACCATGGAAGGCATGGCCCGCGCTATCCTCCCCAAGGTTTTGAGCCTGGTAATATGAGAATGGATAATAGGTGGCAGCGGTTCAGATCCAAGTACATGTCCACTGAAGAAATTGAGAACATCGCAAGGATGCAGAAAGCTGCCACTCAGATCACCGATCCATATATTGATGATTACTATCATCAAGCTTGTTTGGCCAGAAAATCAGCAGGAGCACAACTGAAGCACTACTTCTGTCCAACCTTGATCAGAGATACATCTTCTCGTACACGCAGTAAGGATGAGCCACATGCATATCTTCAGGTTGATGCTCTTGGGAGGCTTCCATTTTCCTCCATCCGCAGGCCCCGTCCGCTCCTTGATGTTGAAGAAGCCTCTGAACCAAGTGATAGCACTACTGAAAAATCTGCTTCAAAATCTCTTGACCAAGAGCCGATGCTGGCTGCTAGAATCACAATTGAAGATGGCCTTTGCCTACTACTGGATGTGGATGATATAGATCGTTTGCTTCACTTTAGTAAACAGCCAGATGGTGGTTTGCAACTTAGAAACAGAAGACAGGCTCTTCTCGAGCAGCTGGCAGAATCACTGCAATTAGTTGATCCACTTACATCTAATAAGGATGCACCTCTGTCGCAAAATGATGATCTAGTGTTTCTCCGCATAGTATCTCTACCGAAGGGCCGGAAACTACTTTCTCGTTATATTGATCTTGTTACTTCAGGTAGTGAGCTTGCAAGGGTTGTTTGCATGGCAGTTTTCCGGAATCTAAGATCTATATTCGGCAATTTGCCCTCTGATAGCAGCATAGCTGGGACCACAACTAAACTTGTATGTGCCGTATCCACCTGTGTTGTTCGGATGGACTTGAGTGGACTCAGTGCTTGTCTTGCAGCTGTTGCGTGTTCGTCACAGCAACCACCTCTTCGACCTCTGGGATATGCTGCTGGTGACGGCGCTTCTGTCATCATAAAGTCTCTACTGGACAGAGCTACAGATCTTCTTACTGATCAACATGTGGCCTCTGCTTACAGCATGCAGAACCGAACTCTATGGCAGGCATCATTTGATGCCTTCTTCGGGCTACTTATGGGGTATTGCATGAGTAAATTTGATACTGTGGTTCATACAGTGCAAATGCAACCTGCTGCTGCAGCTGTGATAAGCAGGGAAACACCAGTGGAGCTGTTGCGTGCCAGCCTTCCTCACACAAATGAGTATCAGCGCAAGCAGTTGCTCAGTTTCGCTCAGCGCACTGTGCCTGTCAACAGCTCTAGTTCCCATGGGTCTGGTAATGTGCCGATGGCATCAGAATATGTCCAGAGCTGAAATAGAAGAACAGAGCTGCTTTTCATAATCTATATACTTGATATGGTATAGTTCTTCGATAATGTTTTTATCGTAGCTGCTTTCTGTTAATGTTTATTCTATCCTTCTTTTTTATAACTCTAAATCTTGGTAACCCTATGTTCTATCCAATGTGACCCTTTCTTTTACTTGCACTCTGAAAGTGGCACGGTTGTTTTCATCAGATTGCTATCACTTCCATTTTTGCTGAGTTGACGAGACCTGGTTGTTCATACttaaagttgtactaaagttgacacacttattttgggatggagagaGTACTTTGTTTAAAATTATACATTTGCAGCTTTTGTCATCAATACCAAAAAAGAAAGAACAGTTCTCCGTATCCCATGTTTTGTCACCAAGTAGTGTGTGCGCCAGGCGGCCAATTATACCTATTTATTATCTCCATAGGTCTGCAACTTATACCAGCATACACGTTGAGCAAGACCATAATCTTCAGTACCTGAATTTTTGGTGATATTTACTTGCAGTTGTAACGCCCAAATTCTCTGTTAGGATGGTATTCAGTTGCAGGATGGTCCAAATGGAATCGCTtgatctttcttctaccattgttTTGCTTTCTCTTGAATCCTTGCCATCTATATTGATCTTTTATTTATTTGAACGTCACTGTTGTGTTGTAACTTGTATCTTCAGCTTATCCTTCCAGTTTTATTTTTGTTAGCTGATCACATGTAGATGTAAAACTTTTAGGTTCTTGCGAGTGGTGGGAAGAACATAGATATTGTGGTGACGACAAAGAATGACGACAAAGAATGATGGTCTCGGTCAAATATTCAAAGGATGATCTTCGGCCACTTTAGGAAGCTCAAATTGATGAATTATGTTGCTGAGACAGAGGTAGAGAAGGCTCCTAGAATGGATGTTGCCCGAGGGGAACATGATCGCTGAATGTCCTAAGCCTTTGTTCTGTCAGCCAAAACTTTTAGGGTGCTTTCTGTTGCATTCCATTGCACGACCTAAACTTGTTTTAGCGCTTTAGTTTTGTTATTCGTATATGAATTTTGTTGTTTTGCTGATGACCTGTAAGCTGTTTTTCTGTTCTTGAATTGGCACAAATTGTTACTGCAAGCCTTGCGTATCAGCCTGACATTTTAGCAGGCTGACAGAAAAACATTTCTGCAGTTTGGGTTAATTAGTAGTACTCCAATGCTTGGTCAGGCATAGCTGATAATGCTGTTGCCTTTTCTGGTATGTTACTTTGGCTAATGTTAATTTCGTCTAGAATTTATGCTGGTGCTTTCAACATGTCGTCATTTCTGCGCTCAAGAATCATCACACAGGCTGCCAAACAATGTCATATCGCCTGTTTGTTTTCTGATCTCGCTAACATAATACATGTGAAAACCCAAATAAGAACACCAGCAAGAACCACATGTGCAAATCCATTTTTAAATAGTCAATCAGATTTTGGGAGCAGCCAACGCTTTGGTTGGACCGGTGAAAAGAACACCAATCTGACGTGCTAATAAACATGCGGCAGCGAACTATTTCTGACAACTTGTGGATGAAACTCGTCCTAGGAAGACAAATATTGATTTGGTCGTTGTTTGGATGGATGCAAATTTCTTGGCATACCTCCAATTCTTTTTAGTCTGTTGCACTTCATGTTTTTTGACCAATATTAGTCAACTCCTAAAGCGTGAGACGAAAAATTCCGTAGCCAAATATTGGTTGATCACACGAGCTTCAAGGTTACACTTTGGTTGTCAGCGATGGTGTTATCGCTCGGCATAAGCGTTAGCTATTTCAAAAACCAATCaacgaaaaagaagaaagaagcgcGATGGTTTTATGCAGGGAGGAACTCCACCCTACTCCTGGTTCTACAGAACTTCTATGAAACGTTGTGCAGCCATGTTCTCTGCTCACCAGCTAGCTAGGCGGAAGGGTCACCACCAACCAAGGACATATATGCACTTACTTGAGACGATTGAGCATTACACGATTATATATATCGATATGACTGGCGGCACAATGCAATGCAACATCATCAGGCTGACCTATTCACTCATCGCCATCATCATGCGCAAAAATGCAAACCTTCTAGCGTTACTGTTGCACGAGATCTGAGTTGATGACCATACATGGGATGCATGGACTAGGAGGCAACGAGCCCGCTACATCATTTGTTTACACGGTTCGAATCGACCGAGAGACGAAGACCCTTAGTCAAGATGGGAATGGGCCGACCCGGACCTGGCCTTGGACCTGGCCCCGTGGCCCCAAGGTCAATATGTGAGGCCATGGGTCGGCCCATTTCATCCAAAAATCGTGGCTTCACTGACCCATTGGGTACATAAGGCCGACCCAAAATTCAGTGAATTCACACTTATTTCTGCTGAAAAAATGTCTATGGTACACCAAGCTGCATGAAAGGAGTAGTCTGTACCAGGACCCAAAAATTCCATGTATGCAGTCTAGGAGATTGACAAAAACTCCTATAGACATACGCAGCGGAACTATTGCACAACCAACACTGAAACTACTACAGAATCTACACTGAAGCTATAGTAGTCTCACCTGTGCAGAATCCTTGTACGCACTGAAACTCCAGAATCCTTATTTACGCACTGAAACTTGTACAGTACTTTACAGAATCTACTAAACTGAAACTCCTGCAGAATCTACACATATATGCACTGACAAATAACCAAAACGGGGCAATCTAGTCTCACGTGTGCTTGGCTTGCAGTTGCACTGGGAAGGGGAGGAAGCAGGCAAGAGTGAGCACAATCCGGAGACCAGGAAGGCCACCGGGATGACGAGCTGGACAAGTCGgagaggaacggaacggcgaccgGGACAGTGGGATAGCTTGACGGGCGACCAGTACCGTGAGACGTAGAGCGATACGACGGCGACCGGGAGGTGCACAAGGAGCAGGAGGAACGCCGGCAGCAGCAGAGATGCGGGGCAGCTGGCAACGACAGAGATGCTCGGGGGCGGGCGGCAGCGACTACGCATAGCGATTTGCTGGGTCGACCCATCTGACCCATCGGGTCGCACGGTGCCGGCTCCACTGACCCGTATATCATTTAGGGCCAACCCACTTGGCCCATTGACCTCAATCTTTTGGGCCGGGTCAGTGACCCAGCGGGCCGACCCGGCCCATTCCCATCTTGAACCCTTAGCTCTCAGACGAGGATGCTGTGCTGACGGACCAGGCTTGGACGGGCGTGTCCCGTGCCTTGAACGGATGAGGAGAGCTGCGGTGGTAGCGCGTAATAGCTGCCTGCTGCGTGCTCATCGAGTGGTAGCAAGTGTAGCTTCCATCAATACCTCCAGCTGGGCAGCAATGTGCAATTGGGCAACAAgtgtagctgctgctgctgctgctgcgtgtgTGCTGATCTCAGTGAGTCACTATTACGCGTGAGCTGGTCTTTTGTTGTTCTTCTAGCGCGCTTGATTTGACCCTGATAAAAAGTCATAGAGGAGCCCCTCTATACATTCACACGTATATTACATCACCATTTATGCGgtgcaatttttttgaaaaaaaaaatctttcGTTATCTGACAATGATGAGAAAGGGTTTTAAAAGATTTTGGTTTTCAATTATTAAACAATAGTGTAGGTTGGTGTAATGGTTGTTGGTCTTGGTATTAGCTGTGCCCTTGCTACCTGTCGCAGGTTTGAATTCCATGTATTACACTTTTTCCTCAATTCGTGTTTTTGGAAGTGGGAGCCATCGAAGCCATCGAAGGGATCGTGCGGATCTGTTGCTTAACGTCTAGCCGATTGGACGTTAGCACAGTCCATTTTTAATATAAACTTAGTCAATTTTTTCACGAAGTTTgtctttgaccaaattttatatgaAGACTAAAAGAAGGGAGTACCACTTATTTCATAGATATGCATCTGTATATTAGGTGCTGCATTGATTTAGGATGGCACATAACAGAAATATATTGCCAATAGATTCGTAATAACCCAACTTATCATCAGGGCTTAGTAAATATTGATTCGAATAGTTGGATCACTGGGTCAGGCGTGAGTCGTACATACGAAGTCGTACGCACAACAATTTCGAATATATTGGGACGATGTGAAACTGATGCAGATGTGAACCCCAACGGGACCCACGTTGGCCTGGCCGGATGACTGAACATGTTGCGTAATtgaatctatactactattaaacaatcaaacaagaacttctTTAAGCACACCCCACAAAGTATACGCAGATCCAATACCACCGCACGATTAGACCCACTAAAATCAATCTAACGGTTAGACTTAACCTAACCCATtttctgtgtgcacttagcaatttacattgactgaccgtacttCACCATGGAGGAAAATATGAAACTCCACGCCTGGGAAACTAGGAAACTAATAATCACGGGTGCATCACATTATATGAAAGTAAATCAGAGTGCATCCATCCTATTAGAAAACTAATCTCAGACAAATCCATCATATTAAAAAACTTATCTCGGAcgcatccatcctattaggaagCTAATCGCGAGCTGCCTGCCGCCATCATGCACATCAATCGGATTTATTTTGTTTCATGACAGAGAAACCATATATCTTTCGCTATTTTGCCACATATATTTATTCTTATATACTTGTGCAGTTTCAAATGATCCAACATATCTGCAGTCATCAAACTTGAAGACATACTGTTTAAGGACTTATTTGCACCGCCTCTCTTTCTTTGTCTGCGCGCCTCTTTCCTCCAATAATAATAATGAATAACTTTTTCCGGATCAGATATTACACTGTTACAAATATATGCTGAAGCTACTCCTTACGACAAGGAAAAAGAGGATAAATGCTTTCTATCTTCATCAGTTTTGTAGCATGTTCCAAATTGTTGGCTCTTTCTTATttgaggattcatcatgttttttgTAATTTAGAAGCTAACCTGAAAGCTTGATAGGGTTAAGCTTGACAAATACTCTGGAATATTGTTCCTTCcatctttatttttctttctaaCCCATTTCAGTTTCTATACGCACAGAACGTCTTACGGAATTGTGAGTTAGTATGGTTGCCATCTATActtactattaaacaatcaaacaagaacttctTTAAGCACATCCCACAAAGTGTACACAGATCCAATACCACCGCACGATTAGACCCACTAAAATCAATCTAACGGTTAGACTTAACCTAACCCATtttctgtgtgcacttagcaatttacattgactgaccgtacttCGCCGTGGAGGAAAATATGAAACTCCACGCCTGGGAAACTAGGAAACTAATAATCACGGGTGCATCACATTATAGGAAAGTAAATCAGAGtgcatccatcctattaggaaactaatctcagacaaatccatcatattaaaaaacttatctcggacgcatccatcctattaggaagCTAATCGTGAGCTGCCTGCCGCCATCATGCACATCAATCGGATTTATTTTGTTTCATGACAGAGAAACCATATATCTTTCGCTATTTTGCCACATATATTTATTCTTATATACTTGTGCAGTTTCAAATGATCCAACATATCTGCAGTCATCAAACTTGAAGACATACTGTTTAAGGACTTATTTGCACCGCCTCTCTTTCTTTGTCTGCGCGCCTCTTTCCTCCAATAATAATAATGAATAACTTTTTCCGGATCAGGTATTACACTGTTACAAATGTATGCTGAAGCTactctatactactattaaacaatcaaacaagaacttttTTAAGCACACCCCACAAAGTGTACACAGATCCAATACCACCGCACGATTAGACCCACTAAAATCAATCTAACAGTTAGACTTAACCTAACCCATTTtttgtgtgcacttagcaatttacattgactgaccgtacttCACCGTGGAGGAAAATATGAAACTCAACGCCTGGGAAACTAGGAAACTAATAATCACGGGTGCATCACATTATAGGAAAGTAAATCAGAGtgcatccatcctattaggaaactaatctcagacaaatccatcatattaaaaaacttatctcggacgcatccatcctattaggaagCTAATCGCGAGCTGCCTGCCGCCATCATGCACATCAATCGGATTTATTTTGTTTCTTGACAGAGAAACCATATATCTTTCGCTATTTTGTCACATATATTTATTCTTATATACTTGTGCAGTTTCAAATGATCCAACATATCTGCAGTCATCAAACTTGAAGACATACTGTTTAAGGACTTATTTGCACCGCCTCTTTTTCTTTGTCTGCGCGCCTCTTTCCTCCAATAATAATAATGAATAACTTTTTCCGGATCAGGTATTACACTGTTACAAATGTATGCTGAAGCTACTCCTTACGACAAGGAAAAAGAGGATAAATGCTTTCTATCTTCATCAGTTTTGTAGCATGTTCCAAATTGTTGGCTCTTTCTTATttgaggattcatcatgtttttgtAATTTAAAAGCTAACCTGAAAGCTTGATAGGGTTAAGCTTGACAAATACTCTGGAATATTGTTCCTTCcatctttatttttctttctaaCCCATTTCAGTTTCTATACGCACAGAGCGTCTTACGGAATTGTGAGTTAGTATGGTTGCCAATGCATAAACACATACAAAACCGGATAAATACTTTCTATCATGATCATTATTGGATTTCTTTTTGCCCTTTTACATTTCAGTTAGTTCTTGTAGATCATCTTTATTTTATATAGAAGTCGTTGTAGTCAGATATCATCTTCTATTTCCTATTATCCATAGTAGGTAGCTATATAATTTTGGCAATCCACACAACTATAAAATATATATAATTTGATCCAAATTTGTCAAGTATATATTTTGCTACGCAGATTAGTAGAATAAAATAAGATTCGAGAATTAAGCATCTTGAACAATATAATTGCACCGTAAGGCAATTTATACTTTTTTTTTCCTGGCTACACTCGAAGAGAAGACTACACTACAAGTCTATATTACTGCATTAATAAATAATTGCTGATTTTATTTAAATAAGAATATTTTCCTGCGATTACTCTATGAAGCAACATAACCACTATCGTGTCTAACTTTAGAAAATACAATTTGAGCGACATCAAACATTGTGTATCCATTTGATTTATATTTTTAAAAAcatttatttttttatattatgTGAATCTCACCTGATTTACgtttgagacgtgcgttgcacgtgcatgcttactagtgaAATCTAGTAATAAAGTAGATACACCGCACGCACCTCTATGCCTTGTCCTTTTAAGGATGGCCCGCCTGTAGTGCTGACATGCCTATAGCGGTCAATTCCCTGCTACAGCCTAGTACTTGGCTTGTTAATCTCAGTAATTTACCTTGCCTAATTATCCTGACACCGCATGCGGTCTGCTGCTGGCTAATATGGACATACGGTGCACGAATCTTCAAATCACTGTACGGCTCGGATAAGGGGGGTGTCGGGGAACCCGGGTGCCATCGCACCTTTCCGTTCCTGGCATACCAATGCCTTTTTTGCTGCTATAGTTCATTTTTTAATCAACTCTTGCATAAGCAAAAGCTTGATACCTAAGATTTTGCTAGCAAATATTTGGTATGATAAGATTTGTCTTAAACCAAACATACGTTCATTGTTGTTTCACGCAATGATCACACAAGCTTGAAGGTTACACTTTGATTATCAATTTTTTAAGGTACGGACAAGAAGAGCGATGGTGTTATGCAGGTACCAACTCCACCCCGCATGGCGAAGTTGGCTATGTGTGACTGCAAGGCTTATGTAGTTAACGTATGAACCCACTCGTTTCATAAAACCTCTATGAAACATTATGCAACCAGCAAGCCCCTACATTAATTAGCACGTCGACAAAAAACATTTGCCATGATCCACTCACTTGCAATGgagactctctctctctcaagtgAGTGAGAAAGAGATGACCACACatatacctggccaaacctcgggccgggcctagccaagcccgacacaaaaaactcaggcccgggcccggcccggccatcgggcctgtgTTTTTGGGTCCGAGCCCGCC comes from Triticum aestivum cultivar Chinese Spring chromosome 5B, IWGSC CS RefSeq v2.1, whole genome shotgun sequence and encodes:
- the LOC123112877 gene encoding protein PAT1 homolog, yielding MESGDTKFDASQYAFFGNNVLEEVELGGLDDDDAGFVGPGDKEYTPIYGRDMLEDEGVGSFAGVDDLAGAFSKLTRTVNEPKQSGIVSRGGSLPGQTSTADWAQEAESSYWPTQPALGAEQRLDNKNWWSQPPHPAQFADSRLQRTSSSPQQDAQYNPIEPILGPRPSPLQRMSSYPHQEPQYNNIELIRGNGSRFTPALMQHPNGFIPPQMPPPHQQNGMLPIQHSPPQFSQLHAQMLGAQHSPPQNLQMFGPRHPSPQMMGRFDPNFVMPDLSDPRARSMLHHGRHGPRYPPQGFEPGNMRMDNRWQRFRSKYMSTEEIENIARMQKAATQITDPYIDDYYHQACLARKSAGAQLKHYFCPTLIRDTSSRTRSKDEPHAYLQVDALGRLPFSSIRRPRPLLDVEEASEPSDSTTEKSASKSLDQEPMLAARITIEDGLCLLLDVDDIDRLLHFSKQPDGGLQLRNRRQALLEQLAESLQLVDPLTSNKDAPLSQNDDLVFLRIVSLPKGRKLLSRYIDLVTSGSELARVVCMAVFRNLRSIFGNLPSDSSIAGTTTKLVCAVSTCVVRMDLSGLSACLAAVACSSQQPPLRPLGYAAGDGASVIIKSLLDRATDLLTDQHVASAYSMQNRTLWQASFDAFFGLLMGYCMSKFDTVVHTVQMQPAAAAVISRETPVELLRASLPHTNEYQRKQLLSFAQRTVPVNSSSSHGSGNVPMASEYVQS